In Gordonia sp. SL306, the genomic window TGGGATCGCGTGCGGCCAGGTCGAAATCGAACAGTCCACGCAGCGTGCCGCCCTCGCGGGACAGCTTGTCGACCTCGTCGGAGTACTTCTGAAACACCTCGGACTGACCGGTTCTCGTCGCGTGCTGGAGCAAGAAGATCGTCTCGGGGGTGAACAGATGCAGTTCGCCCTCCCTGCGGTACTGGTACTCCCCGCCGACTTCGAGACGCCGATACACCTGTTCCGTCGGGTTCTCCGGGAATGCCCGATGGTGACGGATCCGGACCTCCTCCGCGAGCTCGTCGAGCCCGACACCTTCGATCCGGGAGACGGTCCGCGTGAAGTACTCCTTGACGACCTCCGACGACAGTCCGACGGCCTCGAATGCCTGCGCGCCGGTGTACGAGCTGATCGTCGAGATACCCATCTTGCTCATGACCTTGAGCACACCCTTGCCCAGCGCCTCGAGGTAGTTCCGACTGGCCTTGGACGACGGGACGCCGGTGAGTTCGCCCTCCGCGATCAGGTCGTCGATCGACTCGAGCGCAAGGTACGGGTTGACGGCCGCCGCACCGAAACCGATCAGCAGGGCGATGTGGTGTACCTCGCGGGCGTCACCCGACTCCACCACCAGCGCGACCTTGGTACGTTCCTTGGTCCGGACGAGGTGATGGTGCACCGCCGACGTCGCGAGCAGCGACGGGATCGGCGCATGATCACGGTCGGTCCGCCGGTCGGAGATCACCAGCGTGGTGTGACCCTCGGCGATCGCCTGGCTCGCCCGCAACCGGAGATCATCCAGGGCGGCCGCGAGACCCGTGCCGCCGTCGGCCACCTCATAGAGACCGTGCAGCACCTTCGCCGACAACCCCGGATTGTCGCCGTCGTCGTTGATGTGGACGAGCTTGGCGAGGTCGTCGTTGTCGATGACCGGCCAATGCAGCAGGATCTGGCGACATGACGCAGCGGTGGGGTTCAGGAGATTCTGTTCGGGACCCATCACGCGCGCCATCGATGTGACGATCTCTTCGCGGATCGCGTCCAGCGGCGGATTGGTGACCTGGGCGAACAGTTCGACGAAGTAGTCGTAGAGCAGGCGGGACCGCTTGGACAGCACGGCAACCGGGGTGTCGGTGCCCATCGAGCCGAGTGGTTCGTAGCCCGACGCGGCCATCGGCGTGAGGAGTACGCGCATGTCCTCCTCGGTGTAGCCGAACGAGACCTGGCGTCGGACGACGGTGTCGTGGTTCGGTTTGTAGACCGGCCGGTTCGGCAGGGTCGCGATGTCGAGCAGACCGGCATGGAGCCACTCGTCGTAGGGCTCGGCACCGATCAGGTCGCCCTTGATCTCCTCGTCCGGGATGACCCGGCCCTGTTTGGTGTCCACCAGGAACATCCGCCCTGGTTCGAGCCGGCCCTTCGAGATGACGTCGTCGACGGAGACGTCGAGCACCCCGGCCTCCGACGCGAGGATCACGCGGCCGTCGCGGGTCTGCCACCAGCGTCCCGGCCGCAGCCCGTTGCGGTCGAGCACGGCTCCGACGACGGTGCCGTCGGTGAAGGTGACGCAGGCCGGTCCGTCCCAGGCCTCCATCAGCGATCCGTTGAACTGGAGGAACGCGTGCCGCTTCGGATCCATGTCCGGCACGTTCTCCCACGCCTCGGGCACCATCATCATCACCGCGTGCGGGACGCTGCGGCCGCCGAGGTGCAAGAGTTCGAGGACTTCGTCGAGCGAGGCGGAATCCGATGCCTCCGGTGTGCAGATCGGGAATGCTCGTTTCAGGTCCCCGGGGATGAGGTCGGTCTCGAGAAGTGCCTCACGTGCGCGCATCCTGTTGCGATTGCCGCGGACGGTGTTGATCTCGCCGTTGTGGGCGACGAATCGGAAGGGGTGGGCCAGCGGCCATGACGGGAACGTGTTGGTCGAGAACCGGGAGTGCACGATGGCGATCGCGCTGTGGCACCGATCATCGCGCAGGTCGTCGTAGTACAGCGGCAGCTGCATCGTGGTGAGCATGCCCTTGTAGACCATCGTGCGACTCGACAACGACGGGAAGTAGATGCCCGTCCCCACCTCCTCGATCTCCGGGGTGACCCGCTCGGCCTGCTTGCGGAACGGGTAGATGACGCGATCGAGTTCGAGGCCGCCGATCCGCTTCGCGCCGGCAGACGGGTCGACAGTGACGAAGAGCTGCATCATGTAGGGCATACAGCCGAGCGCTGTCTCACCGATGTCCGCGCGTTCGGCATCGACCGGCAACTCACGCCATCCCAGGATCGTGACTCCCTCGGCGTCGGCCAACGCACCCACCCGTTCGATGGCGCGCTCGCGCAGGACGGGATCGACGGGCAGGAAGCAGATACCGGCCGCGTAGGTGTTCTCACCATCCGTGGTCGGCGCGGGAAGGTCGAAACCCGCCACCGCGCGGAGCAATTCGTCGGGGAGCTGGATGAGGATGCCTGCACCGTCACCGCTGTTGACCTCGGCGCCTGCGGCCCCGCGATGTTCGAGGTTCTCCAGCGCGAGCAAGCCGTCGGCCACGATCGAGTGGGAACGTCGGCCGTAGACGTCGGTCACCATCGCGACACCGCACGAATCGACTTCGGCCTCTGGGTCGTACAGGCCCTGCTTGGCCGGGAGCGCGGAAAACAACATCTCGAACCTCCACTCGACTCGGTGACGAATCGCAATGCTCGATGTCCTCAGGGACAGCGCTGGCCCGTGGAGCAGTTATATCCGGTGACCGAGTTCGGTGGGCTGATCCCGATCATCGTGAAGCTTCACTCTATCGGACCGAATCCGAGGGTGCCGCGTACTCGGCTGTGATCAGCACCGGAACCGGCGTGATCCGCGTGACGGGAGCGTCGATGCCCGG contains:
- the gltB gene encoding glutamate synthase large subunit; translation: MLFSALPAKQGLYDPEAEVDSCGVAMVTDVYGRRSHSIVADGLLALENLEHRGAAGAEVNSGDGAGILIQLPDELLRAVAGFDLPAPTTDGENTYAAGICFLPVDPVLRERAIERVGALADAEGVTILGWRELPVDAERADIGETALGCMPYMMQLFVTVDPSAGAKRIGGLELDRVIYPFRKQAERVTPEIEEVGTGIYFPSLSSRTMVYKGMLTTMQLPLYYDDLRDDRCHSAIAIVHSRFSTNTFPSWPLAHPFRFVAHNGEINTVRGNRNRMRAREALLETDLIPGDLKRAFPICTPEASDSASLDEVLELLHLGGRSVPHAVMMMVPEAWENVPDMDPKRHAFLQFNGSLMEAWDGPACVTFTDGTVVGAVLDRNGLRPGRWWQTRDGRVILASEAGVLDVSVDDVISKGRLEPGRMFLVDTKQGRVIPDEEIKGDLIGAEPYDEWLHAGLLDIATLPNRPVYKPNHDTVVRRQVSFGYTEEDMRVLLTPMAASGYEPLGSMGTDTPVAVLSKRSRLLYDYFVELFAQVTNPPLDAIREEIVTSMARVMGPEQNLLNPTAASCRQILLHWPVIDNDDLAKLVHINDDGDNPGLSAKVLHGLYEVADGGTGLAAALDDLRLRASQAIAEGHTTLVISDRRTDRDHAPIPSLLATSAVHHHLVRTKERTKVALVVESGDAREVHHIALLIGFGAAAVNPYLALESIDDLIAEGELTGVPSSKASRNYLEALGKGVLKVMSKMGISTISSYTGAQAFEAVGLSSEVVKEYFTRTVSRIEGVGLDELAEEVRIRHHRAFPENPTEQVYRRLEVGGEYQYRREGELHLFTPETIFLLQHATRTGQSEVFQKYSDEVDKLSREGGTLRGLFDFDLAARDPIPLDEVEPVETIMTRFNTGAMSYGSISAEAHETIAIAMNRIGGRSNSGEGGEDVDRLYDPERRSAVKQVASGRFGVTSDYLINATDIQIKMAQGAKPGEGGQLPAYKVYPWIAKTRHSTPGVALISPPPHHDIYSIEDLAQLIHDLKNANSDARIHVKLVSAVGVGTVATGVSKAHADVVLISGHDGGTGASPLTSLKHAGTPWEIGLADAQQTLMLNGLRDRITVQCDGALRTGRDVIMAALLGAEEYGFSTAPLIVTGCIMMRVCHLDTCPVGVATQNPQLRARFTGRAEHIVNFFRFIAEDVRKHLAQLGYRTLDEAIGQSQRLHTAEAVAHWKSKGLDLTPIFRTHEDKGPTRRMRGQDHGLDRALDQTFIQLAEGALEDAHPVTLELPVRNVNRTVGTLLGSEVTRRYGAEGLAEDTIVVKLTGSAGQSLGAFLPPGVTIRLSGDTNDYVGKGLCGGKIVVAPDPEAWFVAEDQVIAGNTILYGATSGEVFLRGKVGERFSVRNSGATAVVEGVGDHACEYMTGGRVVILGPTGRNLAAGMSGGIAFVYDLDTAKVNMAMVELLRPDPDDLRFLRDTITKHTELTGSAIGASMLADWPRRCLGFTKVMPSDYKRVLDAARMAEAEGRDVDSAIMEAARG